The Pseudomonas triclosanedens genome has a window encoding:
- a CDS encoding ArnT family glycosyltransferase produces MPSNRHLVMLLLLGGLLFFTALGNHELQGSTEPRVAGIAMEMYLDHDWVTPRLNGLPFLEKPPLSLWLDVTAMHLFGPTALAVRLASAFAGLLCTLLLYGALKRIGRPSALALLAAVLLMTTASFWSNARQVGEDALLALGVTLALLSFLQAWLAPPGRPAHWLAFAVGIAIATLSKGVLGLALPGVVIFACLLWDSLTHRRLAIGAWLRPLLWTLLGLVPLVVWLLFLYRAGGSAALQEILWTNSVGRFNGSFSEAGHFEPFYYYLMRLPQAFLPWNLLLYLGLWHFRKRLVRDRHLLFFCLWLAAQFTLLTLASSKRMVYLMSLAPAAAVIAAEYADVLLRGWRTSQSIAARRARAAALALAVLVPCFYLGYALLIEPRADRQESFLPLTEWIRQLEADGQQVALFQPSERLAGAGVFYSRSRLPVLETREQLLAFLSQPGRHVAVMESVETPQPPLAVLQRFRVGQRDYYFIGPSTSGN; encoded by the coding sequence ATGCCCTCCAACCGTCACCTTGTCATGCTGCTCCTGCTGGGCGGCCTGCTGTTCTTCACCGCGCTGGGCAATCACGAACTGCAAGGCTCCACCGAACCGCGAGTGGCCGGTATCGCGATGGAGATGTACCTCGACCACGACTGGGTGACACCGCGCCTGAATGGCCTGCCGTTCCTGGAAAAACCGCCGCTGAGCCTGTGGCTGGACGTCACCGCCATGCACCTGTTCGGCCCGACAGCGCTGGCGGTGCGCCTGGCCTCGGCATTCGCCGGCCTGCTCTGCACGCTGCTGCTCTACGGCGCGCTCAAACGTATTGGCCGACCATCGGCACTCGCCCTGCTCGCCGCCGTGCTGCTGATGACCACGGCCAGCTTCTGGAGCAACGCCCGCCAGGTCGGCGAGGACGCCCTGCTGGCCCTCGGCGTTACGCTGGCGCTGCTGTCCTTCCTGCAAGCCTGGCTGGCACCGCCAGGAAGGCCCGCGCATTGGCTGGCATTCGCCGTCGGCATCGCCATCGCCACCCTGAGCAAGGGCGTGCTGGGTCTGGCGTTGCCGGGCGTGGTGATCTTCGCCTGCCTGCTGTGGGACAGCCTTACCCATCGCCGACTGGCGATCGGAGCCTGGCTCAGACCCCTGCTATGGACGCTGCTCGGCCTGGTGCCGCTGGTCGTCTGGCTGTTGTTCCTGTATCGCGCTGGCGGCAGCGCGGCGTTGCAGGAGATCCTCTGGACCAACAGCGTGGGGCGCTTCAATGGCTCGTTCAGCGAAGCCGGCCACTTCGAGCCGTTCTACTACTACCTCATGCGGCTGCCGCAAGCCTTCCTGCCGTGGAACCTGCTGCTCTATCTCGGCCTCTGGCACTTCCGCAAGCGCCTGGTTCGCGACCGCCACCTGCTGTTCTTCTGCCTCTGGCTGGCGGCGCAGTTCACCCTGCTGACCCTGGCGTCGAGCAAGCGCATGGTCTACCTGATGTCGCTCGCTCCGGCCGCCGCGGTGATCGCGGCCGAATACGCCGACGTGCTGCTGCGCGGCTGGCGCACCAGCCAGTCCATCGCGGCGCGGCGCGCAAGGGCTGCGGCACTCGCCCTGGCGGTGCTGGTGCCCTGTTTCTACCTGGGCTATGCCCTGCTGATCGAACCGCGCGCCGACCGCCAGGAATCGTTCCTGCCGCTGACCGAGTGGATTCGCCAGTTGGAGGCTGACGGCCAGCAGGTCGCACTGTTCCAGCCCAGCGAGCGGCTGGCCGGGGCGGGAGTGTTCTACAGCCGCAGCCGCTTGCCGGTACTGGAAACCCGCGAGCAGTTGCTGGCCTTCCTGAGCCAGCCGGGCAGGCATGTCGCCGTCATGGAAAGCGTGGAAACACCGCAGCCACCCCTGGCAGTGCTGCAGCGCTTCCGCGTCGGCCAGCGCGACTACTACTTCATCGGCCCGTCGACAAGCGGGAATTGA